A stretch of DNA from Tsuneonella amylolytica:
GCCTGCGCGAGACGTGGGTGAGGTCGGGGCCGGACAAGCCATTCGCCGCAGTGCCCTCTACCCGGTGGCAGGCGGCGCAGCCGTTGGCGAGAAACAGCGCCCCGCCATTGGCGGCGGCCGGAACTGGCCCGGCGGCTGTCCTGCGCTCCAACGCGGGCAGGCTGCCCGGGACCTTCTGCTGTTCGGTGAGCAGCGGCGCGCCGATGCGCTCCCCGCCAAGAAAACGGCGATAGTCCGCATCGTCGTGCGCGGCGACGACGAATCCCATCAGCGCATGCGGCCCTCCGCAGAATTCCGCGCACACGCCGCCGTATCGCCCGGCCTTGTCCGCCTGCACCTTGAGGAGGTTGGTGCGGCCCGGGATCATGTCCTCCTTGCCCGACAGGTTCGGCACCCAGAAGCTGTGGATGACGTCCGCACTCTTCAATTCGAGGACGACCGGGCGGCCCACCGGCAGGTGCAGTTCGTTGGCATCGCGCAGCACGACGCGGCCTGCGGCATCGAGGTATTCGACGTCCC
This window harbors:
- a CDS encoding cytochrome c oxidase subunit II; translation: MTDASTAFDAWWGWPPPVLDPAGPYAESVTVLAWALFAMGAIVTAIVAAALYVALAGPAKWKAKLGGEKLIWIMGVAFPGVVLTGLLVWGLTLTASLTDPIRGDEQRIRVTGHMWWWDVEYLDAAGRVVLRDANELHLPVGRPVVLELKSADVIHSFWVPNLSGKEDMIPGRTNLLKVQADKAGRYGGVCAEFCGGPHALMGFVVAAHDDADYRRFLGGERIGAPLLTEQQKVPGSLPALERRTAAGPVPAAANGGALFLANGCAACHRVEGTAANGLSGPDLTHVSRRLTLGAGVLPNNRGTLQGWITDSQAVKPGNRMPSYDMLSAQEVEAIAAWLDTPR